From the genome of Fimbriimonadaceae bacterium, one region includes:
- the csrA gene encoding carbon storage regulator CsrA, protein MLVLTRKVHQSIIIGDEVEVVVLEVRGEQVRLGIRAPKNVAVHRKEIYDQIQVENVQSTEVSPDDVPE, encoded by the coding sequence ATGCTGGTTCTGACGCGAAAAGTACATCAGAGCATTATCATCGGAGACGAAGTAGAAGTTGTCGTGCTTGAAGTCCGTGGCGAACAGGTCCGGCTTGGGATACGCGCTCCGAAAAATGTTGCCGTCCATCGCAAAGAGATTTACGATCAGATTCAGGTCGAGAACGTGCAATCCACCGAAGTCAGCCCCGACGATGTTCCGGAGTAA
- the fliW gene encoding flagellar assembly protein FliW: protein MSINQLSGTRFGSVEYLNEDVIEFDRGMIGFDHLTHFLIVSHKPESKFRWLQSIEEPAIAFLVADPSQFIDGYSVEIEDEDTFEMQITAETSMMLLTTVSIPKGEPDKLTLNLAGPIVINLENRQGRQFVVETSSVTLQASQKQPAVTAA from the coding sequence ATGAGCATAAATCAACTTAGCGGCACACGTTTCGGAAGTGTCGAATATCTCAATGAAGACGTGATCGAGTTTGATCGCGGAATGATTGGATTCGATCACCTCACACACTTTCTTATCGTCTCTCACAAACCTGAGAGCAAGTTCCGATGGCTACAGTCCATCGAGGAACCGGCTATCGCCTTTTTGGTTGCGGATCCGTCGCAGTTTATCGACGGCTATTCCGTCGAGATTGAGGATGAAGACACGTTTGAGATGCAGATCACAGCGGAGACATCAATGATGCTTCTCACGACTGTCTCCATCCCCAAGGGCGAGCCAGACAAGCTCACGCTCAACCTTGCTGGGCCAATCGTCATCAACCTCGAGAATCGGCAAGGCCGACAGTTCGTCGTCGAGACGAGCAGTGTTACACTCCAGGCGTCTCAAAAACAGCCTGCTGTTACCGCTGCGTAG
- the flgL gene encoding flagellar hook-associated protein FlgL, producing MRISTAYQYETYSRDIAKAQESYLAAQRAVTTGKRVNQPSDDPFGTGNILKLGNMRDASNQYMKNLQTGATFMKFTESALEETVTGLRRAYQLAVSGANGATDQTSRVGMVEEIQQIQKRLLDTANSRGPNGKYLFAGQTSDQQPLTLVGGVVQVNGGNTQVFVESAPGQTIQINSVVAQKMADAYNNLEELKNHLTSGDTGALSGIDIPALQGAMDGFNYERGKVGAKLKEVETGLAMMQRRSDEFTKAISDTEEVDMAEAIMKYQAAETAYTAALNVASQGFRLSLMDFIQ from the coding sequence ATGAGAATTTCTACGGCATACCAATACGAAACGTACTCGCGAGACATCGCGAAGGCGCAAGAGAGCTATCTTGCCGCCCAACGTGCCGTGACCACTGGAAAGCGGGTGAACCAGCCAAGCGACGATCCGTTCGGTACCGGCAATATCCTCAAGCTCGGAAACATGCGCGACGCCTCGAATCAGTACATGAAGAACCTCCAAACAGGAGCGACCTTCATGAAGTTCACGGAAAGCGCGCTTGAGGAAACCGTCACCGGTTTGCGCCGTGCCTATCAACTCGCCGTATCAGGAGCGAACGGCGCTACCGATCAGACAAGCAGAGTTGGTATGGTTGAAGAGATTCAACAGATCCAGAAGAGGCTCTTGGATACGGCAAACAGTCGTGGACCGAACGGAAAGTATCTCTTTGCGGGACAGACCTCCGATCAACAACCCTTGACACTGGTTGGCGGTGTCGTCCAAGTGAACGGAGGCAATACGCAAGTCTTTGTCGAGAGTGCGCCAGGGCAGACGATCCAGATCAACTCGGTCGTTGCTCAAAAGATGGCGGATGCCTACAACAATCTCGAAGAGCTCAAGAATCACCTCACCTCGGGTGACACAGGCGCTCTGAGCGGAATAGACATTCCTGCGCTTCAAGGCGCGATGGATGGCTTTAACTATGAGCGTGGAAAGGTGGGCGCAAAGCTCAAAGAAGTCGAAACTGGTCTCGCAATGATGCAACGCCGGTCCGACGAATTTACAAAAGCGATTTCCGACACGGAAGAAGTCGACATGGCGGAGGCGATCATGAAGTATCAAGCCGCCGAAACCGCGTACACCGCGGCCCTCAATGTCGCGAGCCAGGGATTTAGGCTCAGTCTGATGGACTTTATTCAGTGA
- the flgK gene encoding flagellar hook-associated protein FlgK, giving the protein MPNAFHGIGMMSQALRAFQRGLDVTGHNIANVNTVGYSRQTVEYAQMQPTTFFGAGQPFGLGNGITISGVNRIRDMFLQERSVGAQADLGRYQTLASSMQQIEPLLNEPGPNGINDALNKFWNAWSGLASNPSDAEARRQVQTAGDTLSMRIRNLSNDYSRVSTQAIGELNSTFNQIDDLAKRISQLNLEIKQKGGVNGAASDLLDQRDQAVEQLGKLVPVNTFEQDDGSYVVYMGQFSLVDAGGAHGIPRTYDLSTNTVSNGMTSFAVKSGKLRGIFDTLNQVASYQGKLDTFANELRDRVNSMHLAGTNPNGTTNIAFFDPASTGAMDFKLEKLIQNDPNNISSGTSGNLGDGYLALSLSQLRDATQAGLGNLTFGGFYSDYVAQVGRDSQAAASAYGTQGAVIAQIQTQIQSISGVSLDDEMANMLKLQRSYQAAAKTLSILDQVTEDIINMVR; this is encoded by the coding sequence GGCTATTCGCGACAAACGGTCGAGTACGCCCAGATGCAGCCAACGACGTTCTTCGGAGCGGGGCAGCCATTCGGGCTCGGCAATGGCATTACCATTAGCGGTGTTAATCGCATTCGCGATATGTTTTTGCAAGAGAGAAGCGTTGGTGCACAGGCGGACTTGGGACGTTACCAAACGCTCGCATCGTCGATGCAGCAGATCGAGCCACTGCTCAACGAGCCTGGGCCGAACGGGATCAACGATGCACTGAACAAGTTCTGGAACGCTTGGTCGGGGCTCGCCTCAAACCCGAGCGACGCCGAGGCACGACGACAGGTTCAGACTGCGGGCGACACCCTGTCCATGCGCATTCGCAATCTCTCGAATGACTACAGCCGAGTAAGCACTCAGGCGATTGGCGAACTGAACTCAACCTTTAACCAAATCGACGACTTGGCAAAGCGGATTTCCCAGCTCAACCTTGAAATTAAGCAGAAGGGAGGCGTGAATGGCGCAGCCAGTGACCTCCTCGATCAGCGTGATCAGGCTGTCGAGCAACTTGGGAAACTCGTGCCCGTCAACACATTCGAGCAGGATGACGGCTCTTACGTGGTGTACATGGGCCAATTCTCGTTGGTCGATGCTGGTGGGGCTCATGGAATACCAAGAACCTATGACCTCTCGACAAACACCGTCTCGAACGGGATGACGTCGTTTGCCGTGAAGTCTGGAAAGCTCAGGGGCATCTTCGATACCCTCAACCAGGTTGCGAGCTACCAAGGAAAACTGGATACCTTCGCAAACGAGCTTCGTGATCGGGTTAATTCCATGCACCTCGCGGGCACCAACCCGAATGGCACGACCAATATCGCCTTCTTCGATCCTGCTTCGACGGGAGCGATGGACTTTAAGCTCGAAAAACTCATCCAAAACGATCCGAACAATATCTCCAGCGGAACCTCTGGAAATCTCGGAGATGGCTACCTTGCCCTTTCGTTGTCTCAGCTCCGAGACGCCACCCAAGCGGGGCTTGGAAACCTCACCTTTGGAGGGTTCTACAGTGACTACGTGGCCCAAGTCGGACGCGATAGTCAAGCCGCTGCGTCGGCCTACGGAACTCAAGGGGCAGTGATCGCGCAAATCCAAACGCAGATACAAAGCATCAGCGGAGTATCGCTCGATGATGAGATGGCAAACATGCTCAAACTTCAGCGAAGCTACCAAGCTGCAGCCAAGACCCTCTCAATCCTCGACCAAGTAACCGAAGATATTATCAATATGGTCCGGTAA